A section of the Fusarium falciforme chromosome 8, complete sequence genome encodes:
- a CDS encoding Zn(2)-C6 fungal-type domain-containing protein: MSSRATRACEPCRVRKVKCNGATPCSQCAHLNLSCIYSTAPSKRKPGVRGRLLAQLRQGTTDSRLSTTPPQVQDSPSSLGAYTADFFLNLVTAYEEVVFPVNPIILSSEIVAAVENMERSFEDSALVYAFGAVTINLSEISQGLNDDITTRMTDLMHHSFRAHRQAELGSEIDSRLPVTVKRIMTCIFLEICLMALKRFDRSLAILREAIAMIQMLQVDQNVCERRIDDQELARRQRLYWEAFIHERFLTIMPGYPSILPPLGTGVPLPDSSIPQHVKAGFDRLIHLFLIMDDTFLSHWRALQDADLEVPEITADWIESKQAQLDEDEIGAAETEKELVSGGYGGLSELQHADLFVTRLWLRTLVWQLALSQGLLQSVPPKNSHEGFSMHFPAQRLSAQLRNLVGRLDRVESIGIHGSGILQKLFDITSTVADVLALPIGHEQDAESRIEDFLFLVKFLLSFERIPPNQKEYLKEKVNTVQREHASGFHSLAAYTFD, from the coding sequence ATGAGCAGCCGAGCTACGCGAGCATGCGAGCCATGTCGTGTTCGCAAGGTGAAGTGCAATGGGGCAACCCCCTGCTCTCAATGTGCCCACCTCAACCTGTCCTGCATCTACTCTACAGCCCCATCTAAGAGGAAACCTGGGGTTCGTGGCCGTCTACTTGCCCAATTACGTCAGGGCACGACTGATTCGAGATTGAGTACAACTCCCCCGCAAGTCCAAGACTCACCCTCGAGCTTAGGGGCGTATACGGCGGACTTTTTTCTCAACCTCGTGACTGCCTACGAGGAGGTCGTGTTTCCTGTCAACCCGATTATTCTGTCATCAGAGATTGTCGCGGCTGTTGAGAATATGGAGCGGAGCTTTGAAGACTCGGCCCTTGTATATGCATTCGGCGCTGTGACCATCAATCTGTCAGAGATATCCCAAGGCCTCAACGACGATATCACCACTCGCATGACGGATCTTATGCACCACAGTTTCAGGGCACATCGGCAAGCAGAACTCGGCAGCGAGATCGACAGCAGGTTACCAGTAACTGTCAAACGCATCATGACGTGCATATTTCTCGAGATATGTCTCATGGCTTTGAAGCGATTCGATCGAAGCTTGGCTATTCTGCGGGAGGCCATTGCCATGATTCAAATGCTCCAAGTTGATCAAAATGTTTGCGAGCGCAGGATTGATGATCAAGAGTTGGCCAGGAGGCAGCGTCTATACTGGGAAGCATTCATCCATGAGCGGTTCTTGACAATCATGCCAGGTTATCCGTCaatcctccctcctctcggAACCGGAGTCCCGCTGCCAGACTCGAGCATTCCCCAACATGTCAAAGCAGGCTTTGATCGACTCATTCACCTGTTTCTCATCATGGATGATACCTTTCTGTCACATTGGAGAGCATTACAAGACGCAGACCTCGAAGTGCCTGAGATAACGGCAGATTGGATCGAGAGCAAGCAAGCTCAgctggatgaagatgagattGGGGCAGCCGAAACTGAAAAGGAGCTCGTATCTGGAGGATACGGAGGTCTCAGTGAACTGCAACATGCCGATCTCTTTGTTACTCGACTCTGGCTTCGAACTCTGGTCTGGCAGCTTGCTCTGTCTCAAGGACTCTTGCAGTCTGTACCCCCAAAGAACTCTCACGAGGGATTTTCTATGCACTTTCCGGCGCAACGTCTCTCTGCTCAGCTGCGGAATCTAGTGGGGCGACTGGACAGAGTCGAGAGCATCGGGATTCACGGATCTGGCATTCTTCAGAAGCTGTTTGACATAACAAGCACGGTAGCTGATGTGCTGGCCCTACCGATTGGTCATGAGCAGGATGCCGAGTCAAGGATCGAGGATTTCTTGTTTCTCGTCAAGTTTCTACTCAGTTTTGAGAGAATACCCCCGAATCAGAAGGAGTATCTGAAGGAAAAGGTGAACACCGTGCAGAGGGAGCATGCATCAGGGTTTCATAGTTTAGCAGCGTACACTTTTGACTGA
- a CDS encoding AAA-12 domain-containing protein, whose product MASAIIARGVEPRSGISLVSLRCGLMLEKPNNPGALMILTSNNSLSLSLVKEGPENAEAYVGLCLSVPRDVDTKVRAWYSSNTRMNPSRTLEIICKFPNQHFTISHRSLNDGEAKHLEYAFPSYKAAEFCIVSVNLSCDPSVTGFGIPFHGEETIDGWINKDEPIHGTIKLTQLLQQRSFMLLVQATGERAEKFFDVTASPFKPFHYGYGNNHTWDMDRYNHQIPRNRGREFLPRVHYDDFNQRDTALTQMHVQDKVGDEPAATTERFVCLLEPEGIFFRRHWRATRRALKGDFAPARVEFNVLIENPDDSREPRNVTWTVVQLTYGSDLLRRVDLKNCIALGLIRPKFGKDRKYTPAASENYNSALEEDRKTLKLICESGIANERKRIDAVNRLSSSGTWPAVMYQDKLSKEKRAALNDILIGQGLWGVVKATPSPRFPHFDVFDGVTAEVRDACLDFVFEDDRERAQEYFGKLHFGIGLVSAAPGMGKSHLASILVTLLCLNPSIRKLYVSAASNIATDNILEKSSDIADSIVETLAVAGHPVKRLMLVRGYNGKMERENCLKALLGTPFEEIGIWNSSPWRFDHSLCWWTLRALGSATVPPLTTNDCTELWNLHHHLGALISNPQVFHRDYAKFIPLVRLARGLITPKGYVEGYGKDVQNTSLIDLMAHVVSCANVVATTPAASSYDPYLTFNSKMAKAVVFDEAGTLFRADGLVVFGNTPRPMIAVGDPKQLAPVLATAIERLDVRRADRHRDHPDLPNNRFVGEAEISWLSWFIHLGFPVFHLHTQHRMAKGLFDMMLEASYDDIKPYFNYSPLCRPIDFPLGIKVEQYVKLNHHLPSDSPDSLLPVFFNTLRCPCRNYPDNPSKLNPRQAHCIAKYLEPMMKELSISPADVAVLTPYRANMRDLQKKFRKVKILEKVVCTTIDTFQGREAEIIIVALCLTGSKGWDFAADPRRLNVALTRHKSSLFIFGDINSIPQSSFNDENVPSPNEGKTLLNPDTIGRVIDMIRASRRIVPLLGDPKHDPDSKWA is encoded by the exons ATGGCGAGCGCAATCATCGCGCGAGGGGTAGAGCCTCGCTCTGGCATCTCCCTGGTTTCGCTCAGGTGTGGCTTGATGCTTGAGAAACCAAACAACCCTGGcgccttgatgatcttgacgTCCAACAACTCGCTTTCTCTATCGCTCGTCAAGGAAGGCCCCGAGAACGCCGAGGCATATGTTGGCCTTTGCCTTTCCGTCCCTCGTGATGTCGACACCAAGGTCCGCGCATGGTACTCTTCCAACACTCGCATGAACCCCTCCCGGACACTCGAAATCATTTGCAAGTTCCCCAATCAACACTTCACCATCAGTCATCGCTCTCTCAACGACGGGGAGGCCAAGCACCTCGAGTACGCATTCCCGTCCTACAAAGCGGCCGAGTTCTGTATCGTCTCTGTCAACCTTTCATGCGACCCATCTGTCACTGGCTTCGGCATCCCGTTTCATGGGGAGGAGACCATTGACGGCTGGATCAACAAAGACGAACCGATTCATGGCACCATCAAGCTCACTCAGCTACTCCAACAAAGAAGTTTCATGCTTCTCGTCCAGGCAACCGGAGAACGAGCCGAAAAGTTCTTTGACGTCACTGCCTCGCCTTTCAAGCCCTTTCACTACGGCTATGGTAACAA TCACACCTGGGACATGGATCGATATAACCACCAAATTCCACGAAACCGAGGCCGAGAATTTCTGCCCAGGGTCCACTACGATGATTTCAACCAGAGAGACACCGCCCTAACTCAAATGCACGTCCAAGAT AAGGTTGGAGACGAGCCTGCTGCCACCACCGAACGTTTCGTCTGCCTTCTGGAGCCTGAAGGGATCTTT TTTCGGAGACATTGGCGCGCCACCCGTCGCGCTCTGAAGGGAGACTTTGCTCCAGCTCGCGTGGAGTTTAACGTACTCATAGAGAACCCGGACGATTCACGTGAACCTCGAAACGTCACCTGGACTGTCGTTCAGCTCACGTACGGCTCTGATCTTCTCCGACGCGTGGATCTCAAGAATTGTATCGCTCTCGGTCTTATCCGACCAAAGTTTGGGAAAGATCGAAAATACACCCCAGCAGCGTCCGAGAACTACAATTCGGCTCTCGAAGAGGACAGAAAGACCTTGAAACTCATTTGTGAATCCGGCATCGCAAACGAGAGGAAGCGCATCGATGCCGTCAACCGACTGAGCAGTTCTGGCACATGGCCTGCTGTGATGTATCAAGACAAGCTCTCAAAGGAAAAGAGAGCGGCCCTGAATGACATTCTCATCGGTCAAGGCCTCTGGGGTGTGGTGAAAGCAACACCGTCCCCCCGCTTCCCCCACTTCGATGTCTTTGACGGTGTCACCGCTGAAGTTCGCGACGCATGCCTCGACTTTGTCTTTGAAGATGACCGTGAGCGAGCCCAAGAGTACTTCGGCAAACTCCATTTCGGTATTGGTCTCGTCTCAGCTGCTCCTGGAATGGGCAAATCACACTTGGCTTCGATCCTCGTCACGCTCCTGTGTTTGAATCCGTCCATCCGAAAGCTTTACGTCAGCGCCGCGTCCAACATTGCTACCGACAACATCCTTGAGAAAAGTAGCGACATCGCCGACTCCATCGTGGAGACACTCGCTGTCGCTGGGCACCCTGTCAAGCGGCTCATGTTGGTTCGTGGCTACAACGGCAAGATGGAGCGTGAGAACTGTCTGAAGGCTTTACTGGGCACTCCTTTCGAAGAGATTGGCATCTGGaattcttctccttggcggTTTGACCATTCTCTTTGCTGGTGGACCCTCCGCGCCTTGGGTTCAGCGACTGTACCCCCTCTCACCACCAATGATTGCACTGAACTCTGGAatcttcaccaccacctcggcGCCCTGATCTCTAACCCCCAAGTTTTCCATCGAGATTACGCCAAATTTATCCCTCTTGTACGTCTTGCCCGTGGACTAATCACCCCCAAAGGGTACGTCGAAGGCTATGGAAAGGATGTTCAAAACACATCACTCATCGATCTCATGGCACACGTCGTTTCCTGCGCCAACGTTGTTGCCACCACTCCAGCAGCCTCTAGCTACGATCCATACCTCACTTTCAACTCGAAAATGGCGAAAGCAGTTGTCTTTGATGAAGCAGGAACCCTGTTTCGCGCAGACGGGCTCGTGGTATTCGGCAACACCCCTCGACCCATGATTGCCGTCGGAGATCCCAAGCAACTGGCCCCAGTTCTAGCTACAGCGATTGAGAGACTCGATGTTCGACGCGCTGACCGCCACCGAGACCATCCTGACTTGCCAAACAACCGCTTCGTTGGTGAAGCCGAGATTTCATGGCTGTCTTGGTTCATCCACCTCGGCTTTCCGGTTTTCCACCTCCATACGCAGCATCGGATGGCAAAAGGCCTCTTCGATATGATGCTTGAAGCTTCTTACGATGATATCAAACCTTACTTCAATTACAGTCCCCTCTGCCGCCCAATCGACTTTCCCCTCGGCATCAAGGTCGAGCAATAtgtcaagctcaaccaccacctcccATCTGATAGCCCAGACAGTCTCCTCCCCGTGTTTTTCAACACTCTCAGATGCCCTTGCCGCAACTATCCAGACAATCCTTCGAAACTCAACCCAAGACAGGCCCACTGTATAGCAAAGTACCTCGAGCCAATGATGAAGGAACTTTCCATCTCACCAGCTGATGTCGCTGTCCTCACACCGTACCGAGCGAACATGCGAGATCTTCAAAAGAAATTCAGAAAGGTCAAGATTCTAGAGAAGGTCGTATGCACCACAATCGATACTTTCCAGGGACGAGAGGCTgagatcatcatcgtcgctctTTGCTTGACAGGAAGCAAAGGATGGGACTTTGCCGCCGATCCACGTCGCCTGAATGTCGCGCTTACCCGACACAAATCTagcctcttcatctttggaGACATCAATAGCATACCACAGAGTTCCTTCAATGATGAGAACGTCCCTTCGCCTAACGAGGGGAAGACTCTTCTCAACCCAGACACCATAGGTAGAGTGATCGACATGATCAGAGCCAGCCGTCGAATTGTCCCGCTTCTGGGCGACCCAAAGCATGATCCTGACAGCAAGTGGGCCTAG